A window of Ignavibacterium sp. contains these coding sequences:
- the katG gene encoding catalase/peroxidase HPI has product MSNNSNNGSKCPFPHPTGVSAFGTSVNDWWPNRLKLNILRQNSEKSNPMDKDFNYKEAFNSLDYDALKKDLKELMTQSQDWWPADFGHYGGLFIRLSWHAAGTYRIGDGRGGASGGLQRFAPTNSWPDNANLDKARRLLWPIKMKYGNKISWADLLVLAGNVALESMGFKTFGFAGGREDYWEPDEAIYWGSEKEWLSDKNRYSGERNLENPLAAVQMGLIYVNPEGPGGNPDPVAAAKDIRETFRRMAMNDEETVALIAGGHTFGKAHGQGDPKLMGPEPEAAEIEQQGLGWKYGYKSGKGPDTLTGGPEVTWTTTPTKWSHDFFKHLFEYDYELTKSPAGAYQWVAKDAPEIIPDAYDPNKKHKPTMLTTDLSLRFDPEYEKISRKFYENPDLFADAFARAWFKLLHRDMGPKSRYLGPEAPKEDLIWQDPVPAVDHKLVDDKDIDELKKKILSSGLSVSELVTTAWASASTYRNSDKRGGANGARIRLEPQKNWEANNPKQLQKVLGVLEKIQTEFNSAQKDGKKISIADLIVLGGCAAIEKAAKDAGYDIKVPFTPGRTDASQEWTDVESFEVLEPIADGFRNYAKDKAGVCAEHLLVDKANLLNLNVPEMTVLVGGMRALKANWDGSDYGVFTDKPGVLTNDFFVNLLDMSTEWKATDESKDKFEGYDRKTGKLKYKATRVDLIFGHNSELRAVAEFYACNDNKEKFVKDFVAAWNKVMMADRFDLQ; this is encoded by the coding sequence ATGAGCAACAACTCTAATAACGGAAGTAAATGTCCGTTTCCACATCCAACCGGAGTTAGCGCTTTCGGAACAAGCGTTAATGATTGGTGGCCCAATCGCTTAAAGCTCAACATTCTTCGCCAAAATTCTGAAAAGTCTAATCCAATGGATAAAGACTTTAACTACAAAGAAGCATTTAACAGTCTTGATTACGATGCTTTGAAAAAAGATTTGAAAGAACTTATGACACAATCACAGGATTGGTGGCCCGCAGATTTTGGTCATTACGGTGGATTGTTTATCCGACTTTCCTGGCACGCAGCCGGAACATACAGAATTGGTGATGGAAGAGGTGGCGCAAGCGGAGGATTACAGCGTTTCGCACCAACTAACAGCTGGCCTGATAATGCAAATCTTGATAAAGCCCGCAGACTTCTCTGGCCAATCAAAATGAAATATGGAAATAAAATTTCGTGGGCTGATTTACTGGTACTTGCTGGTAATGTTGCGCTTGAATCAATGGGATTCAAAACATTTGGATTCGCCGGCGGAAGAGAAGATTACTGGGAACCAGACGAAGCAATTTACTGGGGCTCTGAAAAGGAATGGCTTTCTGATAAGAATCGTTATTCGGGTGAAAGAAATCTTGAAAATCCTCTTGCTGCAGTTCAGATGGGATTGATTTATGTTAATCCTGAAGGTCCTGGTGGAAATCCGGATCCTGTTGCAGCTGCTAAAGATATTCGCGAAACTTTCCGAAGAATGGCAATGAACGATGAAGAAACAGTTGCACTTATCGCTGGTGGACATACTTTTGGTAAAGCACACGGTCAGGGCGATCCAAAGTTAATGGGACCGGAACCTGAAGCAGCGGAAATTGAGCAGCAAGGTTTGGGTTGGAAGTATGGCTACAAATCAGGTAAAGGTCCGGATACTCTAACCGGCGGACCGGAAGTAACCTGGACAACTACTCCAACAAAATGGAGTCACGATTTCTTCAAACATCTTTTTGAATATGATTATGAGCTAACAAAAAGTCCTGCAGGAGCTTACCAATGGGTTGCAAAAGACGCTCCTGAAATAATTCCCGATGCTTACGATCCAAACAAAAAGCATAAACCAACAATGCTTACAACAGATCTCTCGTTAAGATTTGATCCTGAGTATGAAAAGATTTCAAGAAAGTTCTATGAGAATCCGGACTTGTTTGCAGATGCATTTGCTCGTGCGTGGTTCAAACTTCTTCACAGAGATATGGGACCAAAATCTCGCTATTTAGGTCCGGAAGCACCGAAGGAAGATTTAATCTGGCAAGATCCTGTTCCGGCAGTTGATCACAAGCTTGTTGATGATAAAGATATTGACGAACTGAAGAAGAAAATTCTCTCATCAGGACTTTCAGTTTCAGAATTAGTAACAACTGCCTGGGCATCAGCTTCGACATATCGCAACTCAGATAAAAGAGGTGGGGCAAATGGTGCTCGTATCAGATTAGAGCCGCAGAAAAACTGGGAAGCTAATAATCCGAAACAATTGCAAAAAGTACTTGGCGTATTGGAAAAAATTCAAACCGAATTTAACTCGGCTCAGAAAGATGGAAAGAAAATTTCGATTGCAGATTTAATTGTACTTGGCGGATGTGCAGCAATTGAAAAAGCAGCCAAGGATGCCGGCTATGATATTAAAGTTCCGTTCACACCGGGAAGAACAGATGCATCACAGGAATGGACAGATGTTGAATCCTTTGAAGTACTCGAACCAATTGCAGACGGATTCCGTAATTACGCAAAAGACAAAGCAGGGGTTTGTGCAGAACATCTTTTAGTTGACAAAGCTAACTTGCTCAACCTTAATGTTCCGGAGATGACTGTTCTCGTTGGCGGTATGCGTGCTTTGAAAGCAAATTGGGACGGCTCAGATTATGGTGTGTTTACAGATAAACCAGGAGTTCTTACAAACGACTTCTTTGTTAATCTGCTTGATATGAGTACCGAATGGAAAGCAACTGATGAGTCCAAAGATAAATTTGAAGGTTACGACAGAAAAACAGGTAAGCTAAAATACAAAGCCACGCGAGTAGATTTGATATTCGGACACAACTCCGAGTTAAGAGCAGTAGCTGAGTTCTATGCTTGCAACGACAACAAAGAAAAATTTGTCAAAGACTTCGTTGCTGCGTGGAATAAAGTAATGATGGCAGACAGATTCGATTTACAATAA
- a CDS encoding hydrogen peroxide-inducible genes activator translates to MTLTQLEYLIAIERFGNFSEAAKSCFVTQPTLSMQIQKLEEELGIKIFRRDKQPIEPTDIGRKILEQAKLILKEKEKLHIILQMERGEFVGSLRVAIIPTISSYLLPMFLGNFTKKYPEVELIIDEVTTDEVIAGLTKNHFDVGIIALRSNHENLLTETLYYEPFVAFLPPDHKLMKKKKLSQDDLNVNDFLLLKEGHCLREQTLSVCRSNENEWIEKSSKVVFESGNLETLIKLVEQKFGMTLLPFLALQYIKDKKKLNQIREFNNPVPKREVGFIYTHTFIKKHLSNALKEEILKVIPDELKQKRNGLIVH, encoded by the coding sequence ATGACACTTACTCAACTTGAATATTTAATAGCAATTGAACGATTCGGAAATTTTTCTGAAGCAGCAAAAAGTTGTTTTGTTACTCAGCCAACTTTAAGTATGCAGATACAAAAGCTTGAGGAAGAACTTGGAATAAAAATTTTCCGTAGAGACAAACAACCAATTGAGCCAACTGATATCGGAAGAAAAATTCTTGAGCAGGCAAAACTGATACTGAAAGAGAAAGAAAAACTTCACATCATTCTTCAGATGGAAAGAGGTGAGTTTGTCGGCTCTCTTCGGGTTGCAATAATTCCTACTATCTCATCTTATCTGCTACCTATGTTCCTTGGCAATTTTACAAAAAAATATCCCGAAGTGGAATTGATAATTGATGAAGTTACAACGGATGAAGTAATTGCAGGTTTGACAAAAAATCATTTTGATGTGGGAATAATCGCACTACGTTCAAATCATGAAAATCTTTTAACAGAGACTTTGTATTACGAACCTTTTGTTGCTTTCCTTCCGCCGGATCATAAGCTGATGAAGAAAAAGAAATTAAGTCAGGATGATTTAAATGTGAATGATTTTCTTCTTTTAAAAGAAGGTCATTGTTTGAGAGAACAGACGCTTTCAGTTTGCCGAAGTAACGAAAATGAATGGATTGAAAAAAGCAGTAAAGTAGTTTTTGAAAGCGGAAATCTTGAGACACTTATCAAATTAGTAGAACAGAAATTTGGGATGACACTATTACCTTTTCTTGCATTGCAGTATATCAAAGACAAGAAAAAGCTGAATCAAATAAGAGAGTTTAACAATCCGGTTCCAAAGCGTGAAGTCGGATTTATCTATACTCATACATTTATCAAAAAACATTTATCCAATGCACTGAAAGAAGAAATATTAAAAGTTATTCCTGATGAGTTAAAGCAAAAAAGGAATGGCTTGATTGTGCATTGA
- a CDS encoding SRPBCC family protein: MEKSELYQHQSQRLIFLGVTLFLLGLIVGLFVPIFANPRMGLSSHIEGVLNGILLIVLGLIWSRIDLSDRWLKINFWLAIYGTFANWFGILVAAIFNAGKMLNIAAQGKEGPVIAEAVVTFSLFSLSIAMIIVCMLTLVGLKRNLKTARKQLMTDKTRISVEINIKAPIEKVWECFTKPEHIINWNFASDDWHCPRAVNDLKPDGKFSWRMESKDGSMGFDFEGIYSEVREFEKIKYKLGDNREVEITFQSENNFTIITETFDAENVFSLEQQRQGWQSILNNFKKYVEGN; encoded by the coding sequence ATGGAAAAATCTGAATTATATCAACATCAGTCCCAAAGATTAATTTTTTTAGGCGTAACTCTTTTTCTTCTTGGATTAATTGTTGGATTATTCGTTCCGATATTTGCAAATCCGAGGATGGGATTATCAAGTCACATTGAAGGGGTTTTGAACGGTATACTTTTAATCGTGCTCGGATTGATTTGGAGCAGAATTGATTTATCTGATAGGTGGTTAAAAATTAATTTCTGGCTTGCAATTTACGGAACATTCGCAAATTGGTTTGGAATTCTTGTTGCAGCAATTTTCAATGCGGGGAAAATGTTAAACATTGCTGCTCAAGGTAAAGAGGGTCCTGTAATTGCAGAGGCAGTTGTGACTTTTTCTCTCTTTTCATTATCAATTGCAATGATAATAGTTTGCATGTTAACATTGGTTGGATTAAAAAGAAATCTTAAAACAGCTCGAAAGCAACTAATGACTGATAAAACAAGAATATCTGTTGAAATAAATATCAAAGCACCAATTGAAAAAGTTTGGGAATGCTTCACTAAGCCGGAACACATCATAAACTGGAATTTTGCATCTGATGATTGGCATTGCCCGCGTGCTGTAAATGATTTGAAACCTGATGGAAAATTTTCCTGGAGAATGGAATCAAAAGATGGCTCGATGGGATTTGACTTTGAAGGAATTTATAGCGAAGTAAGAGAATTTGAAAAGATTAAATACAAACTCGGTGATAACAGAGAAGTTGAAATAACATTTCAATCCGAAAATAATTTTACAATCATCACAGAAACATTTGACGCAGAAAATGTTTTCTCACTTGAACAGCAGCGGCAAGGTTGGCAGTCAATTCTGAATAATTTTAAAAAGTATGTTGAAGGAAATTAA
- a CDS encoding VOC family protein: MNLPAITPCFWFDNEAEEAVKFYSSLFDKSLVKRITRYGKEGFEFHHKPEGSVMTVEFELNGQNFLALNGGTDFKFNESVSLFVYCGSEERINFLYKKLSEGGSVNMPLNKYDWSPKYAWVKDKFGVSWQLDIEDINSPQKIVPAILFANEKFNLVKEAANHFTSIFPNSKIIMEYPFDKSMNLPEGTLLFAQFKLNNYLFNAMSGGTMKHNFDFNDAISFIVYCDTQEEIDYYWQKLADGGQEIQCGWLKDKFGISWQVIPTILNELLDEPNKRSKVMNEIFTMKKFDIATLIKASE; the protein is encoded by the coding sequence ATGAACCTACCGGCTATAACGCCTTGCTTTTGGTTCGATAACGAAGCTGAGGAAGCAGTAAAGTTTTACTCATCACTTTTTGATAAATCTTTGGTCAAAAGAATCACGCGATATGGAAAGGAAGGATTTGAATTTCATCATAAGCCAGAAGGTTCTGTAATGACTGTTGAATTTGAATTAAACGGACAGAATTTTCTTGCTCTCAATGGAGGAACAGATTTCAAGTTTAACGAATCTGTTTCATTGTTTGTTTACTGTGGTTCAGAAGAAAGAATTAATTTTCTTTATAAAAAACTTTCTGAGGGCGGTTCGGTCAATATGCCTTTGAATAAATATGACTGGAGTCCAAAGTATGCGTGGGTTAAAGATAAATTTGGTGTTTCGTGGCAGCTTGATATAGAAGATATAAACTCACCTCAAAAAATTGTTCCTGCAATTTTATTCGCTAACGAAAAGTTCAATCTGGTAAAAGAAGCCGCAAATCATTTTACATCAATCTTCCCGAATTCAAAAATTATTATGGAATATCCTTTCGATAAATCAATGAATCTGCCCGAAGGTACTTTACTCTTCGCTCAATTTAAACTGAATAATTATTTATTCAATGCAATGAGCGGCGGAACGATGAAACATAATTTTGATTTCAACGATGCGATCTCTTTTATAGTTTATTGCGATACTCAGGAAGAAATTGATTATTACTGGCAGAAACTCGCTGATGGTGGACAGGAAATTCAATGCGGTTGGCTTAAAGATAAATTTGGAATATCGTGGCAGGTGATTCCAACTATATTAAATGAATTATTGGATGAGCCCAATAAAAGGAGTAAAGTGATGAATGAAATATTTACGATGAAAAAATTCGACATAGCAACTTTGATTAAAGCATCTGAATAA
- a CDS encoding NADP-dependent isocitrate dehydrogenase encodes MTRITVAKGDGIGPEIMDATLSIILAGGAKIEIDEIEVGEKVYLAGNTSGIAKESWDIIRRNKVFLKAPITTPQGGGYKSLNVTTRKFLGLYANVRPCISLHPFVRTKHPNMDVVIIRENEEDLYAGIEHQQTDEVVQCLKLISRPGSEKIIRYAFEYAKQYGRKKVTCFTKDNIMKQTDGLFHKIFDEIAKEYPEIENEHWIVDIGSAKLADTPEAFDVIVLPNLYGDVLSDVAAQIAGSVGLAGSANIGEECAMFEAIHGSAPRRAGQNLANPSGLLQGAIMMLVHIGQNDVAEKVQNAWLKTIEDGIHTYDIFKEGISKQKVGTKEFADAVIERIGQKPSQLKAVNYEKGSALKLPKYVRKAPAKKELLGVDIFVHWSRTNPNELAELLQKINLENVKLSMITNRGIKVWPEGFEETFCTDHWRCRFKDKDGKNITKQDIISLLIKAEENNIDVIKTENLYAFDGVHAFSLGQGQ; translated from the coding sequence ATGACAAGAATAACAGTTGCAAAAGGTGATGGCATTGGTCCGGAAATTATGGATGCCACATTAAGTATAATTTTAGCTGGTGGTGCAAAAATAGAAATAGATGAAATTGAAGTTGGAGAAAAAGTCTATCTGGCTGGAAATACATCGGGCATAGCAAAAGAATCGTGGGATATTATAAGGAGGAATAAAGTTTTCCTGAAAGCACCAATTACCACACCTCAAGGTGGTGGATATAAAAGTCTTAATGTTACAACAAGAAAGTTTCTTGGTTTGTATGCAAATGTAAGACCGTGTATTAGCTTACATCCGTTCGTTAGAACAAAACATCCGAATATGGATGTGGTGATAATCAGAGAAAATGAAGAAGATCTTTATGCGGGAATCGAACATCAACAAACTGATGAAGTTGTCCAGTGTTTGAAACTTATCAGCCGGCCAGGTTCGGAAAAAATAATAAGATATGCATTTGAATACGCAAAGCAATATGGAAGGAAAAAAGTTACTTGCTTTACAAAAGATAATATTATGAAACAAACCGATGGGTTATTCCATAAAATCTTTGACGAAATTGCAAAAGAATATCCGGAAATAGAAAATGAGCATTGGATTGTAGATATCGGCTCGGCAAAACTTGCAGACACACCTGAAGCTTTTGATGTAATTGTTCTTCCAAATCTCTATGGCGATGTTTTATCTGATGTTGCAGCACAAATCGCTGGTTCAGTTGGTTTGGCTGGTTCAGCAAACATTGGTGAAGAATGTGCAATGTTTGAAGCCATTCACGGTTCAGCACCAAGAAGAGCAGGGCAGAATCTTGCTAATCCATCCGGATTACTTCAAGGTGCAATTATGATGCTGGTTCATATTGGTCAGAATGATGTTGCAGAAAAAGTTCAGAATGCCTGGCTCAAGACTATTGAAGATGGAATTCACACTTATGATATTTTCAAAGAAGGAATTAGCAAACAGAAAGTAGGGACAAAAGAATTTGCAGATGCTGTGATTGAAAGAATTGGGCAAAAACCATCTCAGTTAAAAGCAGTCAATTATGAAAAAGGCTCTGCACTTAAACTTCCAAAGTATGTAAGAAAAGCGCCAGCTAAAAAAGAATTACTTGGGGTTGATATCTTTGTTCATTGGAGCAGAACAAATCCAAATGAATTAGCAGAATTACTGCAGAAGATTAACCTCGAAAATGTTAAACTATCTATGATAACTAATCGAGGTATTAAAGTATGGCCTGAAGGTTTTGAAGAAACATTTTGCACAGATCATTGGAGATGCCGTTTCAAAGATAAGGATGGTAAAAATATTACAAAGCAAGATATAATTAGTTTACTGATTAAAGCCGAAGAAAATAATATTGATGTCATCAAAACTGAAAACTTATATGCATTTGATGGAGTTCACGCGTTTTCACTTGGACAGGGACAGTAA
- a CDS encoding YidB family protein, whose product MDILNTIQSALGGGDKKDDLMSSVMGLLGGQGGLQNLISQFDAKGLGDIIGSWVGTGQNKSISPDQIQNVFGSDVLSGIASKLGLNVSDLSSQLSNLLPDVVDKLTPEGKVPEGDILSQAGDLLGGLFGKK is encoded by the coding sequence GTGGATATACTAAACACAATTCAATCGGCACTTGGCGGCGGAGATAAAAAAGACGATCTTATGTCATCAGTTATGGGTTTGCTTGGCGGACAAGGCGGCCTGCAAAATCTCATCAGCCAATTTGATGCAAAAGGTTTGGGTGATATAATTGGTTCCTGGGTTGGAACAGGACAAAACAAATCCATTTCGCCTGATCAGATTCAAAATGTTTTTGGTTCAGATGTATTAAGCGGAATTGCTTCAAAGCTTGGTTTAAATGTTAGTGATTTGTCCAGCCAGCTTTCAAATCTTCTGCCCGATGTCGTTGATAAACTCACTCCGGAAGGTAAGGTTCCTGAAGGTGATATTCTCAGTCAGGCCGGCGATTTGCTAGGCGGATTGTTTGGTAAAAAGTAA
- a CDS encoding zf-TFIIB domain-containing protein, with protein MTCPVCNVDLLISDKQGIEIDYCPKCRGIWLDRGELDKIIERSVKYEDQIRDRDFRDSDNYKYKSQDYHKYKRKSFLGELFDF; from the coding sequence ATGACCTGTCCGGTTTGTAATGTTGATTTACTTATATCTGATAAACAGGGAATCGAAATTGATTACTGTCCCAAATGCAGAGGAATTTGGCTCGACAGAGGCGAACTTGATAAAATTATTGAGAGATCAGTTAAATACGAAGATCAGATAAGAGACAGAGATTTCAGGGATTCAGATAACTATAAATACAAAAGTCAGGATTATCATAAGTATAAAAGAAAATCGTTTCTTGGCGAGTTGTTTGATTTCTAA
- a CDS encoding NADP-dependent isocitrate dehydrogenase: MSFKIIWTKTDEAPALASYCLLPILKSFTKGTGIEFLEKDISLAGRILATFPEYLKEDQKIPDHLAELGELTQHPDANIIKLPNISATIPQLKAAIAELQQKGFAVPDYPDEPKTDEEKSIKERYSKVLGSAVNPVLREGNSDRRAAASVKKFAQKYPHKMIKPWPPVSKTRVAHMNQKDFYGSEKSTTLEKDDVVKIEFVDANGNSTVLKESLKLLAGEVIDAAVLNVKELRKFYAEQIEEAKKDDVLLSLHLKATMMKVSDPIMFGHAVSVYFKDALEKHSDALKQIGANVNNGLMDILEKLKKLPDEKRIEIEDDINKVYETQPGLAMVDTRTGKTNLHVPNDVIVDASMPVVIRDGGKMWNRKDELQDTIAMIPDRSYATMYQAMIDDIKANGQFNPATMGAVSNVGLMAKKAEEYGSHDKTFEMKDDGFVRVINSEGKVLLEQQVEKGDIFRMCQAKDEAIKDWIKLAVNRARTSNTPAIFWLDENRAHDREIIAKVKKYLPEHDTTGLEIKILKPVDAMKYTCERSRKGLDTISVTGNVLRDYLTDLFPILELGTSARMLSIVPLLKGGGLFETGAGGSAPKHVEQLLKENHLRWDSLGEYCALVPSFEMVYEKTKNPKAKVLADTLDKAILKYLENGKMPSRKAGEIDNRGSSFYLSMYWAEALANQNDDAELKSRFEKIYKELSANEEKIFNDLITVQGKPVDIGGYYMPDDKKATEVMRPSTVFNKIIDGM, translated from the coding sequence ATGAGCTTCAAAATTATCTGGACAAAAACCGACGAAGCACCAGCTCTTGCAAGCTATTGCCTTCTTCCGATTCTAAAATCTTTTACAAAAGGAACCGGAATTGAATTTCTCGAAAAAGATATTTCGCTTGCAGGAAGAATTCTTGCAACATTTCCCGAGTATCTGAAAGAAGATCAAAAAATTCCGGATCACCTGGCTGAGCTTGGAGAACTCACCCAACATCCCGATGCAAACATTATAAAACTTCCCAATATCAGTGCAACAATACCACAATTGAAAGCTGCAATAGCTGAACTTCAGCAAAAAGGATTTGCGGTTCCGGATTATCCTGATGAACCAAAAACTGATGAAGAAAAATCCATCAAGGAACGATACTCCAAAGTACTCGGTTCAGCGGTTAATCCAGTTCTGAGAGAAGGAAACTCAGATCGTCGTGCGGCGGCTTCAGTAAAAAAGTTTGCACAGAAATATCCGCACAAAATGATAAAGCCGTGGCCACCCGTTTCAAAGACTCGTGTTGCACATATGAATCAAAAGGATTTTTACGGATCAGAAAAATCCACTACACTTGAGAAAGATGATGTTGTTAAAATTGAATTTGTTGATGCGAATGGCAATTCAACGGTTCTGAAGGAAAGTCTTAAACTTCTTGCAGGTGAGGTTATTGATGCAGCAGTCTTGAATGTTAAAGAACTTAGAAAATTTTATGCAGAACAAATTGAAGAAGCAAAGAAAGATGATGTTCTTCTTTCGCTTCATCTGAAAGCAACTATGATGAAAGTTTCTGACCCGATAATGTTCGGTCACGCTGTTTCGGTTTATTTCAAAGATGCACTTGAAAAACACTCCGATGCACTCAAGCAAATAGGCGCTAATGTAAATAATGGTTTAATGGACATTTTAGAAAAACTTAAAAAACTTCCCGACGAAAAAAGAATTGAAATTGAAGATGACATTAACAAAGTTTATGAAACACAGCCCGGACTTGCTATGGTTGATACACGAACCGGCAAAACAAATTTGCATGTTCCGAATGATGTAATTGTTGATGCTTCAATGCCTGTTGTGATAAGAGATGGCGGGAAAATGTGGAATCGCAAAGATGAACTGCAGGATACAATTGCAATGATTCCCGACAGAAGTTACGCAACAATGTATCAGGCAATGATTGATGACATCAAAGCAAATGGTCAATTTAATCCGGCGACAATGGGTGCCGTTTCAAATGTTGGTTTAATGGCGAAGAAAGCCGAAGAATATGGTTCACACGATAAAACTTTTGAAATGAAAGATGATGGATTTGTAAGAGTGATAAATTCCGAAGGCAAGGTTTTACTCGAACAGCAGGTTGAGAAAGGCGATATCTTCAGAATGTGTCAGGCAAAAGATGAAGCAATAAAAGATTGGATAAAACTTGCGGTAAACAGAGCAAGAACTTCCAATACTCCGGCAATATTCTGGTTAGATGAAAATCGTGCACACGACAGAGAAATAATTGCAAAGGTTAAAAAATATTTGCCTGAACACGACACAACCGGACTTGAAATAAAAATTCTTAAACCGGTTGATGCAATGAAATATACTTGCGAAAGAAGTCGCAAAGGATTGGATACAATTTCTGTTACAGGTAATGTACTTAGAGATTATCTTACAGATTTATTCCCGATTCTCGAATTAGGCACAAGCGCAAGAATGCTTTCGATTGTTCCGTTGTTAAAGGGCGGCGGATTGTTTGAAACCGGTGCCGGTGGTTCTGCACCAAAACATGTTGAACAGTTACTGAAAGAAAATCATTTACGATGGGATTCACTCGGCGAGTATTGTGCACTCGTTCCATCTTTTGAAATGGTTTATGAAAAAACTAAAAATCCAAAAGCAAAGGTTTTAGCCGACACACTTGATAAGGCAATTCTCAAATATCTTGAAAACGGAAAAATGCCTTCACGCAAAGCAGGCGAGATTGATAACAGAGGAAGTTCATTTTATTTGTCAATGTATTGGGCAGAAGCTTTAGCAAATCAAAATGATGATGCTGAATTAAAATCACGCTTTGAAAAAATATATAAAGAACTTTCTGCAAACGAAGAAAAAATCTTTAATGATTTAATTACTGTGCAGGGAAAACCCGTTGACATTGGTGGCTACTATATGCCCGATGATAAAAAAGCAACAGAAGTAATGAGACCAAGCACTGTATTTAATAAAATCATTGATGGGATGTAG
- the glgA gene encoding glycogen synthase GlgA, giving the protein MKLAFATTECVPYAKTGGLADVAGSLPKALEKLGVEVKVFMPKYLFIDESKHGLHYNWDVGEMLIRVNGKVHSVHLHQAKLPNSNVEVNFIDCPHYYNRGTVYTNDSDEDERFILFSKGVIEVLQRLQWTPDVIQCNDWQTGLIPLYIKDNYSWDRMFDHTATVFTIHNIAYQGRFSKSTLYAAEIRPELFYPGGPVEFEDTVSFMKTGIVFADIINTVSNKYSHEILTLEYGAGLDGILRARKPDVYGILNGVDYDEWNPETDKFLPYKYSMNDLSGKLKNKKFLMEHFNLPFDENRPLIGMISRLVLQKGFDIFADAVNELMNLNAQWIILGSGEYRYEEMFRYLSHNLKGKLAAYIGYNNELSHLIEAGADIFLMPSRYEPCGLNQIYSLKYGTVPVVRKTGGLADTVKDWDEENYYGFDHGNGFSFYDYSGFALYKSVERAVNTFAHKDIWRKIQLNGMKMDFSWSRSAEKYVELYKIAKEKRG; this is encoded by the coding sequence ATGAAACTAGCATTTGCAACAACAGAATGCGTTCCATACGCAAAAACAGGTGGCCTGGCAGATGTTGCCGGCTCACTTCCAAAAGCTCTTGAAAAGCTTGGAGTTGAAGTAAAAGTTTTTATGCCCAAATATCTTTTTATTGATGAATCAAAACACGGACTTCATTATAACTGGGATGTTGGTGAAATGCTAATCCGTGTTAATGGTAAAGTACATTCTGTCCATCTTCACCAGGCAAAACTTCCGAACAGCAATGTTGAAGTCAACTTTATTGACTGTCCACACTACTATAACCGCGGAACTGTTTATACAAATGATTCAGACGAAGATGAAAGATTTATTCTCTTCAGCAAAGGTGTCATTGAAGTTCTTCAACGATTACAATGGACTCCCGATGTAATACAATGCAACGACTGGCAAACAGGATTGATTCCTCTATACATAAAAGACAATTACAGTTGGGACAGAATGTTTGATCATACTGCGACTGTTTTTACAATTCACAACATAGCTTATCAGGGAAGATTTTCGAAATCAACTCTATATGCCGCCGAAATAAGACCGGAACTATTTTATCCCGGCGGACCGGTTGAATTTGAAGACACCGTTTCATTTATGAAAACAGGAATCGTGTTCGCTGATATAATAAATACTGTAAGCAATAAATATTCCCACGAGATTCTCACCCTGGAATACGGTGCTGGATTAGACGGAATACTTCGCGCACGCAAACCTGATGTTTATGGAATACTTAATGGAGTTGACTACGATGAATGGAATCCGGAAACAGATAAATTTCTTCCGTACAAATATTCGATGAATGACCTTTCGGGAAAATTAAAGAACAAAAAATTTCTGATGGAACATTTTAATCTTCCTTTTGATGAGAACCGTCCTTTGATTGGAATGATTTCACGACTGGTTCTGCAGAAAGGTTTTGATATTTTTGCCGATGCAGTGAATGAGCTGATGAATCTGAATGCTCAATGGATAATTCTCGGTAGTGGTGAATATCGTTATGAAGAAATGTTCAGATATCTTTCACATAATCTTAAAGGGAAACTTGCCGCATACATTGGCTATAACAATGAACTTTCACATTTGATTGAAGCCGGCGCAGATATTTTTCTGATGCCTTCGCGTTATGAACCTTGCGGACTTAATCAGATTTATTCTCTTAAGTATGGAACGGTTCCCGTTGTAAGAAAAACGGGCGGACTTGCAGACACAGTTAAAGACTGGGACGAAGAAAACTACTACGGCTTTGATCACGGAAATGGTTTTTCATTTTATGATTATTCCGGATTTGCACTTTACAAATCAGTTGAACGGGCAGTAAACACATTTGCGCATAAAGATATCTGGAGAAAAATTCAGTTAAACGGAATGAAGATGGATTTCAGCTGGTCACGCTCAGCGGAGAAGTATGTAGAACTTTATAAAATTGCAAAAGAGAAGAGAGGGTGA